Proteins co-encoded in one Armatimonadota bacterium genomic window:
- a CDS encoding IclR family transcriptional regulator encodes MSGPIQSADRALRILQVVADHGHPLGLREVSQLVGLHASTTYRLLATLRARGFVEQESAGGRYRVGIQAFRVGNAFLAAADLRDRLRPVLATLAARSRETANLVILHDTEAVYIDHIVSVNITKLFTQIGQRVPLHCTAVGKVLLAYAPDQEDLLRRLRLRRFTPYTITTAAELRGALAAVREAGYAVDREEHELGVACVAGPVCDADGRVVAAVGISGPSARVLPRLAHMQRHVRAAVVAASRLMGASTLPRPGGAEVPR; translated from the coding sequence GTGAGCGGACCGATCCAGTCGGCCGACCGCGCCCTGCGCATTCTGCAGGTGGTGGCTGACCACGGGCATCCCCTGGGCCTGCGGGAGGTCAGCCAGCTGGTCGGCCTGCATGCCAGCACCACCTATCGCCTGCTGGCCACGCTACGCGCCCGCGGTTTCGTGGAGCAGGAAAGCGCGGGAGGGCGCTACCGCGTGGGCATCCAGGCCTTCCGCGTCGGGAACGCCTTTCTGGCCGCAGCGGATCTGCGGGACCGGCTGCGGCCCGTGCTGGCTACCCTCGCGGCGCGCTCGCGGGAGACGGCCAACCTCGTGATCCTGCACGACACCGAGGCGGTCTACATCGACCACATCGTCAGCGTGAACATCACCAAGCTCTTCACGCAGATCGGCCAGCGTGTGCCGCTGCACTGCACCGCGGTGGGCAAAGTGCTGCTGGCATATGCGCCCGATCAGGAGGACCTGCTCCGACGGTTGCGCCTGCGGCGCTTCACCCCGTACACCATCACCACGGCGGCGGAGCTACGGGGGGCCCTGGCGGCGGTGCGGGAGGCCGGATACGCGGTGGACCGGGAAGAACACGAGCTGGGGGTGGCCTGCGTGGCCGGCCCCGTGTGTGACGCTGACGGCCGGGTCGTTGCGGCCGTGGGCATCTCGGGGCCGAGCGCCCGAGTTCTACCACGCCTGGCCCATATGCAGCGCCACGTCCGGGCTGCGGTTGTGGCGGCCAGCCGCCTTATGGGAGCGTCCACCCTACCGCGCCCGGGAGGTGCAGAGGTGCCACG